A window of Halobacillus naozhouensis genomic DNA:
CTGGTTTGGTATTCGTATGGAGAGTGAGATTAGAAGATCGTATATATGACTTTCAAGAGTTGTGTATTGATACATAAATTCCACCCTTATAGAACATACGTTCGAATTTTAGGTAAAAGAAAAGCCCTCCTGTTACGGGCTGTTTAAATTCATCTTAATACACATTTGAGAATTTTCCTAGTCTACTATGGCAGTACACTATTCACTTTTAATAATTTCCCACATTTTTCTTAGCTTTTTCAAATCTTCTAAGTCTGATTTTGGAAGGTCTGCATACCAGCGTTGAAGCTCTGGATCATGGATAAAGGCGTCCATGTCCCCCTCTGTTTCCCCCATTTTGGAGTCTTCTGTCATCCCCATAAGCCAATCAATGGAGACATCATAGAGTCTGGCGAGTGTAGACAGCATTTTGGTGTCCGGTTCTCTATAATTTCTCTCATAACCGGA
This region includes:
- a CDS encoding helix-turn-helix domain-containing protein, with translation MGSLGGRLREAREYKGWSQTLVCEKLEISNSRLSGYERNYREPDTKMLSTLARLYDVSIDWLMGMTEDSKMGETEGDMDAFIHDPELQRWYADLPKSDLEDLKKLRKMWEIIKSE